Proteins encoded by one window of Arachis ipaensis cultivar K30076 chromosome B04, Araip1.1, whole genome shotgun sequence:
- the LOC107638088 gene encoding uncharacterized protein LOC107638088 isoform X2: MERKHMGMNDILPPKLIHRILLRVPAEDLLRLRFISKLWHSLISHPDFAESHYNVISAASSHSHFFVLKDNTNAYCVQLDTLFHVPTQKEERSFSEISIPKQLEGCHPINLIVLGGCLALYWNDVDNNKTKIWVMKEYKVPSSWILIYEIPYGMPVCTSNGSDIIALNFTPIYSKIRFGKYNVRGELLNHSPPPLSPYCYFSFSFCVYTESLLPLPGDIKDRDKKKKTGQECFEQHDDVAKD, encoded by the exons atggagaggaagcacatGGGCATGAATGACATCCTCCCTCCGAAGCTCATTCACCGAATCCTTCTAAGGGTACCCGCCGAAGACCTGCTTCGCCTCAGATTCATTTCAAAACTTTGGCACTCTCTCATTTCCCATCCAGACTTCGCCGAATCACATTACAACGTAATTTCTGCCGCATCTTCCCATTCGCACTTCTTCGTCCTAAAAGACAATACTAATGCTTACTGTGTTCAGCTCGACACGCTATTTCATGTTCCAACACAGAAAGAG GAAAGGAGTTTCTCCGAGATATCTATACCAAAACAACTTGAAGGGTGTCATCCCATTAATCTCATCGTATTAGGAGGGTGCCTAGCCTTGTATTGGAATGACGTTGACAACAATAAAACTAAGATATGGGTTATGAAAGAATACAAAGTGCCGTCATCTTGGATTTTAATATATGAGATTCCTTATGGTATGCCTGTATGCACATCCAATGGAAGTGACATTATTGCGCTAAATTTTACTCCGATATATTCCAAGATAAGGTTTGGCAAATATAACGTCAGGGGAGAGCTTCTAAATCATTCTCCTCCACCTCTTTCTCCATATTGTTACTTCTCTTTTAGTTTCTGTGTATATACAGAGAGTCTCTTGCCATTGCCCGGTGACATTAAGGATAGGGATAAGAAGAAGAAAACTG GCCAAGAATGTTTTGAACAACATGATGATGTTGCCAAAGATTAG
- the LOC107638088 gene encoding F-box protein CPR30-like isoform X1, with protein MERKHMGMNDILPPKLIHRILLRVPAEDLLRLRFISKLWHSLISHPDFAESHYNVISAASSHSHFFVLKDNTNAYCVQLDTLFHVPTQKEVSLPSIIMPRYDFRTIGSCRGFLLLNEKPNFVIWNPVTGSSKTISYSRINLPHNDAIRYGFGFDASRDDYLIVLSWLDNRYNQHRLVCFSLRTNSWINLDAALPKSMCRWPKQKLSGFFLHGAIHWLCYSRSDEDYIDDGILIFDLKERSFSEISIPKQLEGCHPINLIVLGGCLALYWNDVDNNKTKIWVMKEYKVPSSWILIYEIPYGMPVCTSNGSDIIALNFTPIYSKIRFGKYNVRGELLNHSPPPLSPYCYFSFSFCVYTESLLPLPGDIKDRDKKKKTGQECFEQHDDVAKD; from the exons atggagaggaagcacatGGGCATGAATGACATCCTCCCTCCGAAGCTCATTCACCGAATCCTTCTAAGGGTACCCGCCGAAGACCTGCTTCGCCTCAGATTCATTTCAAAACTTTGGCACTCTCTCATTTCCCATCCAGACTTCGCCGAATCACATTACAACGTAATTTCTGCCGCATCTTCCCATTCGCACTTCTTCGTCCTAAAAGACAATACTAATGCTTACTGTGTTCAGCTCGACACGCTATTTCATGTTCCAACACAGAAAGAGGTATCTCTCCCTTCCATCATCATGCCACGTTATGATTTTCGTACCATAGGATCCTGCAGAGGCTTTCTTCTCTTAAACGAAAAACCAAATTTTGTTATATGGAACCCAGTCACTGGATCCAGCAAAACAATATCTTACTCTCGTATTAACCTCCCGCACAATGATGCAATTCGATATGGATTTGGTTTCGATGCATCACGAGATGACTATTTAATAGTTCTATCTTGGCTTGATAATCGTTACAACCAACACCGCTTAGTTTGCTTTTCGTTGAGAACCAATTCATGGATTAATCTCGATGCCGCACTCCCCAAATCCATGTGTAGGTGGCCGAAGCAGAAACTTTCTGGGTTTTTCTTACATGGCGCTATTCATTGGTTGTGTTACTCTAGATCTGATGAAGATTACATTGATGATGGTATTCTTATCTTTGATTTGAAGGAAAGGAGTTTCTCCGAGATATCTATACCAAAACAACTTGAAGGGTGTCATCCCATTAATCTCATCGTATTAGGAGGGTGCCTAGCCTTGTATTGGAATGACGTTGACAACAATAAAACTAAGATATGGGTTATGAAAGAATACAAAGTGCCGTCATCTTGGATTTTAATATATGAGATTCCTTATGGTATGCCTGTATGCACATCCAATGGAAGTGACATTATTGCGCTAAATTTTACTCCGATATATTCCAAGATAAGGTTTGGCAAATATAACGTCAGGGGAGAGCTTCTAAATCATTCTCCTCCACCTCTTTCTCCATATTGTTACTTCTCTTTTAGTTTCTGTGTATATACAGAGAGTCTCTTGCCATTGCCCGGTGACATTAAGGATAGGGATAAGAAGAAGAAAACTG GCCAAGAATGTTTTGAACAACATGATGATGTTGCCAAAGATTAG
- the LOC110271610 gene encoding uncharacterized protein LOC110271610, producing the protein MGRCKQQKRSELFLHGAIHWLCYSSEDYIDDDILIFDLKERSFSKISMPKQLVGCYPIYLITLGECLALYSHDNHKTEIWVMKEYKVPSSWILMYEIPYGNNWPLYMSNGSDITALNFTLPDYKLRFVKYNVSGELLNYSPLPRSQYYYFFSGFYVYTESLFPLPGDIKDRDKKKKTVQSYGEA; encoded by the exons ATGGGTAGGTGTAAGCAGCAGAAACGTTCTGAGTTGTTCTTACATGGCGCTATTCATTGGTTGTGTTATTCTAGTGAAGATTACATTGATGATGATATTCTTATCTTTGATTTGAAGGAAAGGAGTTTCTCAAAGATATCTATGCCAAAACAACTCGTTGGGTGTTACCCCATTTATCTCATCACACTAGGAGAGTGCCTAGCTTTGTATTCACATGACAATCATAAAACTGAGATATGGGTTATGAAAGAATATAAAGTGCCGTCATCTTGGATTTTAATGTATGAGATTCCTTATGGTAACAATTGGCCTCTATACATGTCCAATGGAAGTGACATTACTGCGCTAAATTTTACTCTGCCGGATTACAAGTTAAGATTTGTCAAATATAACGTCAGTGGAGAGCTTCTAAATTATTCTCCTCTACCTCGTTCTCAATATTATTACTTCTTTAGTGGTTTCTATGTATACACAGAGAGTCTCTTTCCACTTCCCGGTGACATTAAGGATAGGGATAAGAAGAAGAAAACTG TCCAGTCTTATGGTGAGGCTTAA